AAAGAAAACTGTCGTCCGGATGAGGTGCATGAAATGGTGTTTGACCTAATGTTCAATCTTGACGCGACTGAAGAGCAACTTGAGTTCAAAACTCTTTATGGTTCTTCTAAACAAGGGTGGATGAGCACGGATTGGAATAAACCAACGGACAACTTGATCCCTCTATTGGATGAAATCATCGCCACTATCCCTGAAGCTCCGACTAGAGAAGGTATTCCTCAGCTTCAAGTAACATCTTTGGACTACTCTAAATTCGTTGGACGTATCGCTATCGGTAGATTATACCAAGGAGTTTTGAAAGAAGGCATGCAAGTAGGCCTTACAAAAGCGGATGGTTCTGTGAAGAAGTCCAAAATCAAAGAACTTCAAGTATTTGAAGGACTTGGTAGAAAGAAAGTCGAAGAAGTGCATAGCGGAGACATCTGTGCTATCATCGGAGTAGACGATTTTGAAATCGGTGATACTATCACTGACGCAGAGACTCCTGAGCCATTGCCAAGAATCAGCATTGACGAGCCTACGATGAGTATGCTTTTTACTATCAACAACTCTCCTTTCTTTGGCAAAGAAGGTAAATTTGTAACTTCAAGGCACTTAAGAGACAGACTTTACAAAGAAACAGAGAAAAACCTTGCCTTGAGAATTCAAGACATGGATACTGAGGATAAATTCTTGGTTTATGGTAGAGGTATTCTTCACTTGTCGGTTTTAATCGAGACTATGAGAAGAGAAGGTTACGAGCTTCAAGTTGGACAGCCTCAAGTTCTTTTCAAAGAAATCGATGGTGTGAAAAATGAGCCAATCGAATCCATGGTTGTAGACGTTCCTGAAGAAACTGCTGGAAAAGTTATCGAACTTGCTACGCAAAGAAAAGGTGAGTTACTAATCATGGAGCCTAAAGGCGATATGCAACACCTAGAATTTGAAATTCCGTCAAGAGGTATCATCGGTCTAAGAAACTCAGTGCTAACAGCCACTGCAGGTGAAGCGATTATGACGCACAGATTCAAAGAATACCAACCATACAAAGGTGAAATTTCAGGCAGACTGAACGGTTCTTTGATATCTATGGAAAATGGTCCTTCTACAGCTTACTCTTTGGATAAGCTTCAAGACAGAGGAATTTTCTTCATCGATCCGGGAGAAGAGCTTTATATCGGACAAGTTATCGGTGAGCACAACAGAAGCAATGACCTTTGCCTGAATGTTCAAAAAGGAAAAAAACTTACCAATATGAGATCTGCTGGTGCTGACGCTAGTGCTAAAATCGCCCCTAAGAGACAATTCAGCTTGGAAGAATGTTTGGAATACATTCAAAAGGATGAATATGTGGAGGTTACGCCAGAGTCAATAAGAATGAGAAAAATCGTTCTTGACGAAAATGAAAGAAAGAAATCACAAAAATAATAAGCTAATATTAAAATCCGAAGTCATAGATTTCGGATTTTTTATTTCATAAACGACCAATTTTTGTATTTTTATACTTTGACAACTTACCTCTCTCAACTTGGTTTGCTGTCAAGTCTTTTTAACTTAAACCTATTTTATCTATGCCTTTGTCTTTTAATACAGGAAAAATGGCCATGGCTCTGGGCTTGCTTACCCTAAGCGCTTCTTGTGTCACGCAATCCAAATTTGACGCTCTTCATCACCAAAAGCAATCACTTGAGACTGAAAACAACGCTTGCGCGGAAGCTTTGCAAATCTCGGATGAAAAGAATAAAAACCTGGAAGCCAATATAGATGAATTAAAAAACTCAAAATACGATCTTGAGAACAAACTCAAGGACGAAACAGCTAGCCACGACAAGCTTAAGAAAAACTACGAGTCACTAGACAACTTATACAATAACTTGGTCTACAATAGTGGAAAACTGAATGAAAACTTGAGCGCCAAGCAAAAGTATTTGGAAAACATGCAATCGGACTTTGAAGAAACTAGAGCTAAAAACGAACAGCTAGCTTCCGAGTTGGAAAAAAGAGAGCAAAGATTGCTAGAACTGGAAAGAATCATCGCCAGTCAACAAAAGCAAGCTGAAGATTTAAAAGCCAAAGTCGACAATGCATTGATTGATTTCGAAATCAATGACATCAATGTAAAAATCGAAAATGGCCAAGTATATGTGATCTTGCCTGATAAATTGCTTTTCAAATCCGGCAGCATAGATGTGGATACCTCTGGAGCCAATGCAATCAAGCAAGTAGCCCAAGCTATCAAACAACAAGATAATTTCGAAGTCATCGTGGAAGGCCACACTGACAATGTTCCGATTTCCAAATTTTCAAAATACATGAGAGACAATTGGGACTTAAGCACAGCAAGAGCAAATTCCGTCATCCGAATACTCAAAGATGCTGGCGTTGATGAGACGATCATTCACTCAACTGGTCGAGGAGAAAGCAAACCCGTCGCTGAAAACGATAGTCCGGAAAACAAAAGATTGAACCGTAGAATAGAAATTATCTTGAAACCTAAAATGACCGAGTTTTACAATATTTTAGGAACGGACAACACTTCCACTTTATAAATGAACTTTAAGCCGCTAATCAGCGGCTTTTTTATTTTTAGCCTGAAATACATCATTCTTTCAACAATACGCCTATCCTTTCAAACTTTATTACTATAAGACCATTTATACCATTAGAGAATAAAAAATAAGTTGGTAAAAAGAGTATGGAATGACATAAGTCATCTTTTGTTATCAATACATAATATAATTTTGCTTTCAAAACTGGTTAATTCTAATATTCAAATCATGGACTTGATATCATTAATAAAGGAGAATGCTAAGAAAAATCGTCAAAGAATCGTTTTACCCGAAGGCGAGGAAACGCGTACATTGGAAGCCGCGAACATTTTAGCTAAAGAAGGATTAGCTGATGTCATACTTTTAGGCAACCCTGATATCATTGCGACAAAAGCTTCTGAATTGAATTTGGAGCACCTTTCAAAGACATCAATTGTCAACCCGCTTGACCATCCCAAAAAAGAAGCCTATGCCCAGCTTCTATATGAACTAAGAAAAAATAAAGGCTTGACGATAGAAAAAGCCACCACTCTTGCTGAAGATCCTCTATACCTAGCGACTTTAATGATCAAATCCGGAGATGCGGATGGAGAAGTTGCCGGAGCTCAAAATGCCACTGGAAATGTTTTAAGACCTGCTTTCCAAGTAGTTAAGACAAAAAAAGGCATCAATGTAGTATCCGGAGCTTTCATCATGATACTTAAAGATGAAAACTATGGAGACAAAGGCATTATGGTTTTTGCAGACTGCGCGGTAACTCCTGAGCCAAATTCAGAGCAACTAGCTGAAATTGCAATCTCCAGCGCGGAAACAGCCAAAGCAATTGCTGGTATAGATCCCAAAATCGCGATGCTTAGCTTCTCAACAAAAGGGAGCGCTCAACATGATGATGTAAGCAAAGTAGTTAAAGCTTTCGAAATTGTAAAGGAAACGAGACCTGACTTGGATATCGACGGTGAATTGCAGGCAGACGCGGCGATTGTTGATGCCGTAGGACAAGCTAAAGCTCCGGGCAGCAATGTCGCCGGACATGCGAATGTCATGGTTTTCCCAAACCTGGAATCAGGAAATATCGCATACAAACTTGTTCAAAGATTGGCTGGAGCTGAAGCAATTGGCCCGATACTCCAAGGAATGGCAGCGCCTATCAACGACCTTTCAAGAGGATGCTCAGTGGACGATATCGTCAATTTAGTAGCCATCACAGCTAATCAATCCATCGCACTAAAGAACTCATAAATAAATATATAAAATGTCAGAAATAGTAGAGTCCATAGAGGGCTATGGCCTTAAGATAAACAATTCAGATCAACAGAAAAGCTCCAATATTTTCGCAAAAGTTGGTGTTGTTGGCTGTGGCATATTAGGCCAAGAGATTACAAGGCTTGCTGCTCAAAATGGCCTTGAAGTCGTTTTCATAGAAATCTCAGAAGCGCGTATCAAAGAAGCCTTTGAGGCTTTTGAAATGGTCTTTGATAGTGAAATTGATCGATGGGGAATGACCGAAAGCGAAAAAAAATCCATTCTTTCAAAAATCAAAGGCACAACAGATTATCAAGAGCTGGCAGGTTGCGATATTGTCATTGAATCAATTAAATCAAAATCTCGCGAAGACAGCATTGAAATTCGTAAAAGAATTTTTAAAAATATTGAAGAATTTGTAAGCGAAGACACTATCATAGCTACGAATTCAACTACTTTAGTCATTACTGAGCTGTCCAACGAATTGGATCACCCTGAAAGATGCCTGAGCTTGCACTTTCTTTCTCCAGCTACTGAAGCTAATGTAGTAGAAGTAGTTAGAAGCCTTTACACAGTCGATAGCGCTTACGAAAAAGTAGAAGCATTCGCGAGACTTTTGAACAAAAAAGTTATTCCAGTGCAAGAATCTCCTGGTGTAATCAGCACTAGACTAATTGCTCCTATCATCAACGAGGCATGTTCTATTCTGATGGAAGGAGTCGGAAAAGTTGAAGATATTGACTCTACTATGAAACTTGGTTTTGGATTTCCATTAGGTCCATTTGAAATGGCTGACAAATACGGTTTGGACACGGTAGTCAGATGGTTGGAAAACCTATACAAGGAATTTGGAAATACGCGATACAAAGCATCACCGCTTTTGAAACGAATGGTTAGAGCCAATCGCCTTGGAAGAGAAACAGGGCAAGGATTCTACACATACGATAAAGACGGATACAAAATTAAATAGTAGAAAAAATTATATCATGAAAATATTAGTGCTTAACTGCGGAAGCTCATCCATCAAATATCAATTATTTGAAATGAACTCCTCAGAAGTTATCGCAAAAGGAATTATAGAAAAAATTGGTCTTAGCGGATCGTTTCTAAAACACACCAAGCAAGATGGTGAAAAAGTAAAACTTGTTGGTGATATCGTTGACCATACGATTGGAATCGAATATATTCTTGGCGTTTTGGTGAGTGAAAAGCATGGTTGTCTTAAAAGTCTGAATGAAATAGAAGCAGTAGGACATAGAGTTGTGCACGGTGGAGAAAAGTTCAATGATAGCGTAATTATCACTGATAAAGTAATCGATGAAATCGAAGCCTGCGTTGATTTAGCACCATTGCACAATCCTCCAAACTTGCAAGGAATCAATGCGATGAAATCTTTGCTCCCAGACGTGCAACAGGTAGCCGTTTTTGACACAGCCTTTCATCAAACAATGCCTGACTACGCTTATACATATGCTATCCCTTATAGCTTGTATAAAAAATATGGTCTTAGAAGGTATGGATTCCACGGAACATCTCACAAATACGTTTCCCAAAGAGCTTGCGAGATCCTTGGAAAAGATTACAAAACTCAAAAAATCATCTCTTGCCATTTAGGTGGAGGGGCTTCTGTAGCAGCCATCAAAAATGGCGAATCGATCGACACTTCCATGGGTCTGACTCCTCTAGAAGGAATGATCATGGGAACAAGATCAGGAGATGTTGACTTGGGAGTTTTAACTTTCATAATGAACAAAGAAGATATTGATGTTAAAGCTGCCAACGCGCTTGTCAACAAGCATAGTGGGGTTCTAGGTATCACAGGAATATCTTCTGACATGAGAGATATCGAAAATGCTTCCGCTGAAGGCAATGAAAGAGCCAAACTTGCTCTTGAAATGTACGATTATAGAATCAAAAAATACATCGGAGCATACAGTGCTGCTATGGGTGGTTGCGATATCATCATCTTCACTGGAGGCGTTGGTGAAAATGGCGACTCAACAAGAGCCGGTGTTTGTCAAGGTCTGGAATATCTTGGCGTAGAGTTGGATTCAGAAATAAATTCATCTTTCCGTGCAGAAGAAAAAGTAATCTCCAAGCCAGAGTCTAAGGTAACATTAATGGTTGTTCCTACAAATGAGGAATTAATGATCGCCAGAGACACTTTGAGACTATTGAATTAATATTCCTTAAACTATATATCCATAATCGACACCTAAGATAGGTGTCGATTTTTTTATTTACTATTTAATGAGCATGAAATACCAATAATGCTTGGACATCAAATACATTTAATAAATAACAACTGACCAAGATGAAGAAAGCTAATTGTTTCCAAGGGAATTATTAAATAACGATAACAATAATCTCTCAAAAAGTATAAATCCGAACTAATTAAAAAATTTCACTACCTGAAAGGCATTCGTTTTCTCGCTTAATTTTCCTGTTGAAAAACTTCATGACTCCATTCTTTATTATGTTTAGAAATAAAAGTCGCAGCTGAAGTTACTCCGAAAATATTAGTCGCGGTTCTCCCCATATCTATCAAAGTATCCACTGATAACACAAATGTCAACACCAATCCAATGACTTCAGCATCAAATCCCATGATGGTCATAGCTGTAATTGCAGCAAAAGAAGCAGTGCCCGGCAAGCCAACAATTCCAAATGAA
The Aureibacter tunicatorum DNA segment above includes these coding regions:
- the typA gene encoding translational GTPase TypA, whose product is MTSIRNIAIIAHVDHGKTTLVDKIIYASSVLREGQEFEDLILDNNDLERERGITIVSKNVSVTYKDVKINIIDTPGHADFGGEVERVLKMADGVLLLVDAFEGPMPQTRFVLAKALELGLKPIVVVNKVDKENCRPDEVHEMVFDLMFNLDATEEQLEFKTLYGSSKQGWMSTDWNKPTDNLIPLLDEIIATIPEAPTREGIPQLQVTSLDYSKFVGRIAIGRLYQGVLKEGMQVGLTKADGSVKKSKIKELQVFEGLGRKKVEEVHSGDICAIIGVDDFEIGDTITDAETPEPLPRISIDEPTMSMLFTINNSPFFGKEGKFVTSRHLRDRLYKETEKNLALRIQDMDTEDKFLVYGRGILHLSVLIETMRREGYELQVGQPQVLFKEIDGVKNEPIESMVVDVPEETAGKVIELATQRKGELLIMEPKGDMQHLEFEIPSRGIIGLRNSVLTATAGEAIMTHRFKEYQPYKGEISGRLNGSLISMENGPSTAYSLDKLQDRGIFFIDPGEELYIGQVIGEHNRSNDLCLNVQKGKKLTNMRSAGADASAKIAPKRQFSLEECLEYIQKDEYVEVTPESIRMRKIVLDENERKKSQK
- a CDS encoding OmpA family protein, whose translation is MPLSFNTGKMAMALGLLTLSASCVTQSKFDALHHQKQSLETENNACAEALQISDEKNKNLEANIDELKNSKYDLENKLKDETASHDKLKKNYESLDNLYNNLVYNSGKLNENLSAKQKYLENMQSDFEETRAKNEQLASELEKREQRLLELERIIASQQKQAEDLKAKVDNALIDFEINDINVKIENGQVYVILPDKLLFKSGSIDVDTSGANAIKQVAQAIKQQDNFEVIVEGHTDNVPISKFSKYMRDNWDLSTARANSVIRILKDAGVDETIIHSTGRGESKPVAENDSPENKRLNRRIEIILKPKMTEFYNILGTDNTSTL
- the pta gene encoding phosphate acetyltransferase, which produces MDLISLIKENAKKNRQRIVLPEGEETRTLEAANILAKEGLADVILLGNPDIIATKASELNLEHLSKTSIVNPLDHPKKEAYAQLLYELRKNKGLTIEKATTLAEDPLYLATLMIKSGDADGEVAGAQNATGNVLRPAFQVVKTKKGINVVSGAFIMILKDENYGDKGIMVFADCAVTPEPNSEQLAEIAISSAETAKAIAGIDPKIAMLSFSTKGSAQHDDVSKVVKAFEIVKETRPDLDIDGELQADAAIVDAVGQAKAPGSNVAGHANVMVFPNLESGNIAYKLVQRLAGAEAIGPILQGMAAPINDLSRGCSVDDIVNLVAITANQSIALKNS
- a CDS encoding 3-hydroxyacyl-CoA dehydrogenase family protein, yielding MSEIVESIEGYGLKINNSDQQKSSNIFAKVGVVGCGILGQEITRLAAQNGLEVVFIEISEARIKEAFEAFEMVFDSEIDRWGMTESEKKSILSKIKGTTDYQELAGCDIVIESIKSKSREDSIEIRKRIFKNIEEFVSEDTIIATNSTTLVITELSNELDHPERCLSLHFLSPATEANVVEVVRSLYTVDSAYEKVEAFARLLNKKVIPVQESPGVISTRLIAPIINEACSILMEGVGKVEDIDSTMKLGFGFPLGPFEMADKYGLDTVVRWLENLYKEFGNTRYKASPLLKRMVRANRLGRETGQGFYTYDKDGYKIK
- a CDS encoding acetate kinase; amino-acid sequence: MKILVLNCGSSSIKYQLFEMNSSEVIAKGIIEKIGLSGSFLKHTKQDGEKVKLVGDIVDHTIGIEYILGVLVSEKHGCLKSLNEIEAVGHRVVHGGEKFNDSVIITDKVIDEIEACVDLAPLHNPPNLQGINAMKSLLPDVQQVAVFDTAFHQTMPDYAYTYAIPYSLYKKYGLRRYGFHGTSHKYVSQRACEILGKDYKTQKIISCHLGGGASVAAIKNGESIDTSMGLTPLEGMIMGTRSGDVDLGVLTFIMNKEDIDVKAANALVNKHSGVLGITGISSDMRDIENASAEGNERAKLALEMYDYRIKKYIGAYSAAMGGCDIIIFTGGVGENGDSTRAGVCQGLEYLGVELDSEINSSFRAEEKVISKPESKVTLMVVPTNEELMIARDTLRLLN